The following is a genomic window from Citrifermentans bemidjiense Bem.
GCTCACCGTCCGACGCCTCGACCACCTTGGCGGCGAACTCCTGAGCGGGTTCGCCGAGCTTGCGGAAAAGGGCCGAGCCGCAGACTCCGGGAGGAAGGTCGCCGCGCGCGCAGGCGACGGCGTAAGGGGTGTCGAGCTCCTCTCCGCGCAGGAGGGCCGTGACCATCTCCTGCTCCAGTTGGTACTTGGCGAGGGTATCCAGCGCGAAGGGCTCCGATTCCTCTAGCGGCTCCACCCCCTGCTCGATGCGGATGCCGAGCCGGCGCCGCAACAGCTCCTTGGCGGGGTTGCAGAGGAAATCGATCAGCGTCTTGAGCGTGACGGTCCCTTCTTCCTCCCAGGCGGGAAGGGGCGCATCCAGAAACGGCTCCCGTGGAGTGGGGGAGGAGAGCTTTGCTTTCGCCCCCTCGCAGTTTTGCTGCGAGTAGCTGAAAAGTGCGGAGTCGCGGTTGAAGTATTGGAGACTGAAAGGCTGCAGCGGATGGCGCGCTACTTCTGCGGCCGGCTTACCCTCAGGCGTAACGAAAGCGCGTTCCAGGTAGTCCAGAAGTTCGCTCACGAGCACGCTCGGGGGGAGTTCGGCGTTGTCCTTGATGCTCTGCCCCACGTAGCTTATATGCAGCCTCTTGCGGGCGGAGAGGAGGGCCTCCAGGAAGAGGTAGCGGTCCTCGTCCCGCGGGGACGAGTCGCCGGAGCGCGGCTCCCTGGTCATCAGGTCGAACCCCTGGGGCGGGTTGCGGCGCGGGAATTCCCCCTCGTTCATCCCCAACAAGGCGACCACCGGAAAGGGGATGCTCCGCATCGGGAGCATGGCGCAGAAGGTGACGTTGCCGGTGAGAAAGCCGAGGTCCCTTTTCGAGGCCCCCAACTGCTGCTCGACCCAGTAGCGCACCACCTCGATGCCGATCTCTTCCTCGAAACCGGCCGCAGCGGGAAACTCCCCCAGTTTCTTCGCCATCTCTATCAGGAGGAGGAACTCGCGCTCCCCTTCCTGGTCCGGGAGGATGAAGTCGTCCAGGATCTGGCGCAGCGCAGGCACCCACTCGGACGGCACGCGCGGACGGGAAAGCGCCCCGGTTTGGGCGAAAAGCTTTTCGCAGAAGGTGAGGAAGCGCCCGAAGGAGAGCGCCACGCCACCCTCCATGTCGTCGTAGGGGAGTATGCCGTTATAGAACGAGCGCCCGTCGCCGTTCATGGCGTAGCCCAAAAGCAGCCGGTCGAGCCCCGCTGCCCACGAGTTTTCGCTGAAAGGGGGGACGCCGTGCTCCGCGCGCTGGGAGGCGTCGATGCCCCACCTGATGTTGGCCCCCCTGAGCCAGTCCCGCACGTTTTCCAGGTCGTCGCCGGAGAGCCCGAACCGGCGCGCTACCGGAGGGGACTCCAGGATGTCCAGCACGGTCGCCACGCCGTAGCGGCCGCCGCAAAGCCCGAGGATGGCGACAAGGGCACGGGCTGCTTCCCCCTCGTTCTTCAGGCTTCTGTCCGCGATGGAATAGGGGATGCGCTTGCGATCTTCTTCCGGATTGTCGAAGACCGCGGAGATGTAGGGGGCGTAAGCTTCGATATCCGGGGTCATCACCAGCACGTCGCGGGGGGACAGCAGGGGGTCGGCGTCGAAGAGGGAGAGAAGGGTGTCGTACAGGACCTCCACCTCGCGCATCGGGGAGTGGCAGGAATGGATCTTGAGGGAGAGGTCGCCCGCCTGCACCTGGCGCGGCCCCGCCTCGGCGCCCCGCAATTCCACGATATCCGCCTGGACCTCGTGCAGCAGCACCCCCTGCGGAAGCTCGTAGAAGCTGTCCTCCCTCTCGTGGTCGCCGCAGTCGTCGATGATCGCCTTGAAGAAGTCGCGGCCGAGCTTCCCCCACGAGGCAAGGAGCGGGTTCCCGGTCTCGTACCACTGCTCCTCCCCCTGGCCGTGCTTCTCCAGCCGGGCCAGCTCCCGCTCGGAGACGATCTCGCCCCAGTACTGGCGGCAGGGGTTCAAGAGGAACAGGTTGACCTCGGCGTGCTCCGCCACCTTGGCAAGTACGTCGAGGTGGAAGGGGGGAAGCGAGGGAATGCCGATCACCGAGATGCGCCGCCGCCAGGACCGGTCATTTTTGCGGGAAGCGAGGAAGTCGTGCAGCAGCCGGGCGCGGTGCTTTTGGCCGGCGCGGTCGTTGAGAGCCCGCCAGAGCTGCGCCTGCCAGTGCTCCTCTTCCCCCTGCTCCCAGCGGAGCAGCTCTTTGGGACGGTAGATGGTGTACCGGTCGAAGGTGTCTGAAATGCGCCGGGCCAACTGCATCCGCTTGAGGCCGTCACCGTCGTCCGCGAGGTACCCGGCGACCTCCTCGAAGCCGGCTCTTCCGGCGGACTGCTGCAGCAGCTCCAGGATCCTCCAGGTCATCACCTCCGGGGCGAAGAGCGGAGCGTCCGCGGGGCTCTCCGGGAGCACGTAGGCGAAGACCTCTTCCACGAACTTGTTGGGAAAGAGGAAGTCGCCGTTGGCCCAGACGCCGATGCGGGTGGCAAGTTCCATGGAGAGCCAGCGCTGCATCCCCTTGTTCTGCACCACGACCAGTTCCTTGTCGAAGGGGGTGCAGGGGGCGGGACGGGGGGCGCGGACCACCCTTTCCAGCTCGTCCACCAGGCGTTCCATGCGGTTGCTGGTATATATCTTCAGCGGCATTTCCCACTCCCTCGTCTCTGCGATTCGCGGCCCTTCCCAGCCTCCGGGCGGCTGCAAAGGAAGACGGAAACATAGCACATCGTCACTTGGCTGTCTCTAAAAAGGGGACAGGCTACTTATTCAAAAAATAAAGTAGCCTGTCCCCTTTTCTGACGCTGCTTGCGTTGTCATTTTGTTTGGCTATATTTTGTCTTGGTGTTTGCTAATTAATGGGCCGACGAGCGTTATTAAGGATTGGTTCCGTTAATCCTGCGGCCTTGGCTGGCGGGCTTCGGGGCCGGCACGGGCGCCTCCTCTTTCTAATGGGAGAGTGGGAGAGAGGTAAAAGGAGAGCCGCATGAAGCTCATCACGGAAGAGATGGTGGCACGCGCGTACTACTGGGTGAAGCCTCTGATGTCACGCAAGCTGCAGATTCTCCTGCGCAGAGTGGTGGCAAGGCGCAAAAGGGCGTTGCACCGCTCCATCTGGCCCATCGATCCCGATGCAGGCGGCAAGCCCGCGGGCTTTCCCGGCTGGCCCAATGGGAACCGTTTCTCCGTGGTCCTCACCCACGACGTCGATACGGCGCGCGGCCTCGAGCGGTGCGAGGAGCTTATGGAGCTGGAAAAGGAGATGGGATTCCGCTCTTCGTTCAACTTCGTGGCCCACGATTACGTGCTACCTCCGGAGCTGCGCAGGAAACTGGTGGAGCAGGGGTTCGAGGTGGGGGTGCACGGCCTGGAGCACAACAGGAAGCTGTACGAGTCGCCTGACACCTTCGCCCGGCAGGCGGCGCTGATCAACGGGTACCTGAAGGAGTGGGGCGCAGTCGGCTTCCGATCGCCCTGTGTCTACCATAACTTCGAATGGCTGCACCAACTTGACATCAGCTATGAGGCGTCCGCCTTCGACACTGACCCGTTCGAGCCGCAGTCCGACAGCCTGAGGACCATTTTCCCGGTGCACCAGACAGCGGTACCGGGGCGGGAATACGTCGTGCTCCCCTATACCCTGCCGCAGGACTTCACCATGTTCATCCTGTTCAGGGAAAAGGGGATCGGAATCTGGAAAGAGAAGCTGCGCTGGATCGCGGAGCACGGCGGCATGGCCCTCTTGATCACCCACCCCGATTACATGAACTTCGACGGCAACCGGCAGTTCGACGAGTATCACTGTGAACTCTACCGGGAGCTTTTGGAGCACATAAGGACTGAGTACCAAGGTGAGTACTGTCATCTCCTCCCTCATGAAATCGCCTCATTCTGGACCGAGCGTGTCGCCTTACGGTAACCGGGCGGGCGCCCCTTATGCGCCAGCGCCTGTGGGCGACAGGGGCGGATCTGACCCGGTCCCCGGAGGTGGCGCATGAGGCCCGTTTTGTGGTTGAACCTCCTCTACGCGGCTGTCATCGCAGCCATCGCCCTTTCCCACCGGATAGGCGCCGACCGCTTCTGGCCCGGCGCCTTGAACCTCTACCTCCCTCAGGTTATGTGGGCACTGCCTGGCATCATCCTGCTGCCGGTTACCTGGAAAGCCGAGCGTCCCTGGGTTTGGCTCCCCCTTTGTGCCCTCATGTGGGTCATCGGCCCGGTGATGGGGTACAACTGGCCCCTGAACCGGGAGAAGGGGGAAGTGTCGGGGACCCCGCTCAGGGTGATGACCTGGAACATCAAGTACGGAAAGCATGACCTCATGCCGCTGGTGGAGGAACTGGAGCGCAGCCGCCCCGACATCGTCCTTTTCCAGGATGCGGTGCGCGCCGGGGCTGGTCCATTGGCGGGGTACTTCAAGGATTGGCACCTGCTCAGCCAGGGGCGATACCTGATCGCCAGCAGGTATCCCCTCTCGGCGGCCGAGGTTTTCGAGCTCCCCTACTCGGGGCGGAGTAAGGAGTACCTCCTGCGCTGCAAGGTGCGGGTCGGTTCCTCGGAAATATCGCTTTACGACGTCCACTTCAAGACCCCGCGCCGAAGCTTGAACGCCTTCCGGAAAGCGAAGCAAGGTCCCTGGTATATCCCGGATGCGGTGGAAAGGTTCGAGGACAACGTGACGCTGCGGCTCATCCAGGCCAGGACTGTCGCCGGATACCTCTCCCGCGAGAAGGGGCCGGTGCTGGTGGCGGGGGACCTGAATTCGCCCGACTCTTCCCTTGTCTGCCGCACGCTCAGGGAGGCGGGGCTGGCGGACGCTTTCGCCGCGGCCGGAGAGGGGTACGGCTACACCTACGGGCATTTCCTTTTGAAAAACAGGATTCCCTTGCTGCGCGTTTCCTGGATGCGCATCGACCACGTCATGACCAACTCCTGGCTCACCGCTTCCCGCTGCCGGGTCGGGACCGGCAGGGCGTCGGACCACCGGCCCGTGATCGCCGATTTTTTACTAAAGAATTCCCCGTAGTTGTCGTGGAGTTCCCCCACTTGTAATTGCACTTTTCAACCGAGCATGCTAGTTATGGTCGGTCTAACGAACAAGCGATCGGGCCGCCTGCGCGCCCGGACTGGAGTCTTTCAGCATGCTCATCCTCACCCTCAACTGCCGGAGCTTTTCCGTGCAGTATCAACTTTTCGACTGGGGGCAAAACCGCACCCTGGCCAGCGGGAACGTGGAGCGGATCGTCATCGGGGATACCTTCCTCATCCACAAGGTCCCCGGCAAGGAGCCCAGGCAGCTTGACGCCGACTGCGCCGATCACACCCAGGCGCTGCAATTCGTGTTGGACACGCTGACCGACGCGAAGGACGGGGTGCTCCCTGATGTAGCAAGCATCCGCGCCATCGGGCACCGCGTGGTTCATGGGGGAGAGAGGTTCACCAGGTCGGTGCTGATAGATGACGACGTCGTCGCGGCCATCAAGGAGACCGCGAACCTCGCCCCGCTGCACAACACCCCGAACTTGGCCGGCATCCGGGCAGCGCAGGAGCTCTTGCCCGACCTGCCGCAGGTCGCCATCTTCGACACCGCCTTCCACCAGACCATGCCGGAAAAAGCCTATATCTACCCACTTCCCTACGACTGGTACAAGCAGCACGGCATCAGGCGCTACGGCTTCCACGGGCAGTCACACCTCCATGCCGCCAGGAGGGGGGCCGCGCTCGCCGGGGTTCCCCTGGAGCGCTGCAACCTGGTGACGGTGCACACCGGCAACGGCGTGTCGCTCTGCGCGCTGAAAAACGGGGTCTCGGTCGATACCAGCATGGGGCTCACGCCGCTGGAAGGGGTGATGATGGGGACCCGCTGCGGCGACATAGACGCGGGGATCGTCCCGTTCATGATCAACGAGGCGGGCATCTCGGCGACGGACATGGATCTCTTCCTGAACCAGAAGAGCGGGCTCGCGGGGATAGTGGGGCGCCGGGTGAGCCGCAGGACGGTGGTGGACGAGGCGGTGGTGGGAGACGCACGTTGCCAGCTGGCTCTCGACATGGAGTCCTACCGTCTGCGCAAGTACATAGGGGCCTACATCGCCGTGATCGGCAAGCCCGACGCCATCGTCTTCACCTACGGCGAGGGGTGGGAGGACTGGCCGGTCCGGGGTATGGCGCTCAAGGGGATGGAACAGTTCGGCATCGAGGTGGACCTGAAGCGGGACGAGGAGGCCTTGCGGGGCGAGCGGGAGATGCTGATCAGCGCCGACAGCTCCAAGGTCAAGGTGTTTGCCCTTCCCAGCGGCGAGGAGATGATGCTCAACGAAGACGTGGCCGCCATTATGGGGTGGCCGGTGCGCGAGGCGGGTGCTGCCTAGACCTTGACCCGGTCCAGGAAGGACTCGACCAGCGGGGTGAAGGTCTGGTGCTCCAAAAGGAAGGCGTCGTGGCCGTAGGCCGAGGTGATCAGGTGGTACTCGACCTGTTTTCCCAGCGTCTTGAGTGATGCGACCATCTCCTCGGTCTGCGCCGGCGGGTAGAGCCAGTCCGAGGTGAAGGCGAAGAACTGGATCGGGGCGGTAACCGGCGCGAAGGCTTCCTCCAGCGATTCGCACCCCGAGGCGACGTCGTAGAGGTCGAGCGCCTTGGCGAGGTAGAGGAAGGAGTTGGCGTCGAAGCGGTCCACGAAGTTGTAGCCGTTGTAGGTCAGGTAGCGTTCCACCTCGAACTGCCCGAAGAAGTCGAACTGCCCGTCGCGGGCGGAGAAGCGGCGGTCGAACTTGGCCGTCATCGATTCGTCCGAGAGGAAGGTGATGTGCCCGATGCCGCGGGCTAAAGCCAGGCCGTCCTTGGGGTTCTTCCGGTATTCCCCTTTTTTCCAGTTAGGGTCGTTGAAGATGGCCCAGCGCGCCACGGCGTTCAGCGAGATGGCCTGCGCCGAAGGGCGCGGCGTCGTGGCGAGCACCACGGCCGAGCCTACCCGCTCCGGGAACTGGGTCGCCCACTCCAGGGCCTGCATCCCCCCCATGCTCCCCCCCAGCACGCAGAAAAGCTTCCCGATTCCGAGCCGGTCCATGAGCAGGGCCTGGGCCTTCACCATGTCGCGCACCGTGATCACCGGGAAGGCCAGGTTGTAGCGCTTGCCGGTCTTCGGGTTGATCGAGGTGGGGCCGGTGGAGCCGAAGCAGGAGCCGATCACGTTGGAGCAGATCACGAAGTAGCGGTCGGTGTCCAAAAGGGCGCCGGGGCCGACGATTTCGTCCCACCAGCCCGCGCGCTTCTCGTCTTCGCTGTAGCGACCGGCCAAGTGCGCGCTGCCGGTCCAGGCATGGGTCACCAGGATGGCGTTCGAGCGCGACTCGTTCAAGGTGCCGTAGGTCTCGTAGGCTATGTCGATCGGCCCCAGGATACGCCCGCTTTCCAGCCGCAGTTCCGTATCGAAGGTGGCGATCTGTTCTGTCACTATGCCGTAGGACATGTTTCTCTCTTAAATGATGCGCCGCATGCAGCAGGTATTAAAAAAGCCCCGTCTCGGTATGAGAGAAGGGGCTTTTGTGGTGATGGAGCTAAAGCGCCTTTCTCATCTTCGCCTTTCGGCAGGATTTAGCACCTGTCGCCCATTTCTGGGCCGGTTGCTGTGGCTTCGCAGGGCCTTTCCCTCCACCACTCTAGATAAGCAGGTCTTTTTATTCAATTGTGGCTGCAGGATAAGGGAGCCGTTTATATTTGTCAACGGCAAACTTGCCCGGCGGTTTACAAGTCGTTACGGTATTTCACCAGCAGGTAAAAGCAGACTACCCCACCAACGGCCATCAGCGCGTCGCGCCCCCACGGTATGGGCTTGTCCAGCCCGGAGTAGATCAGGGGATCGAGGAAGGCGCTGGTGAGGAGCGTCACTGCGGCCAGGGAGAGGAGCTTTTTCACGAGGCGATCGCCTTGAAGACGGCGCTGAAGTCCTGGTCCGAGAACCCTTGCGACCTCGCCCTTTTGAAGCTTTCATTGGCGGCGGAGGCGGAAAAAAGCGGCTGCCCCAACTGATCCCCGAGCGCCACGGCGAGGCGCATGTCCTTTTGCATGTGCTTGAGGGGAAAGGCCGTGGCGAAGTTTTCCTGCCCGATCTGCGCCCCCTTCAGCTTGAACATCGGGTTCGCCATGGCGCCGGCGTCGATGACGTCCAATAGGTCGCTGCATTCGAGCCCCGCCTTGTCAGCGAGCGCGAGCCCCTCGCAGAAGATGGTCATCATCCCTCCCATGACCATGTTGACGATGAGCTTCATCTGCGCGCCGCGCCCCACCTCGCCAAGATAAAGGCTTTTCTTTCCCATCTTTTCGAAGAGCGGGAGCGCCTGATCGAAGAGCCCCCGGTCGCCTGCGGCGAGGATGATCAGGGTGCCGTCCTCGGCCGGCTTCTTGCTGCCGGAAACGGGAGCTTCCAGGAACCTCCCACCCTTGCCGGTCACGGCAGCGCCGATCTCCTGCGCCGTCGCGGCGTCGACCGTCGACATGTCGACGTAACCCCTTCCGGCGCCGATCCCTTCCAGCGCGCCTTCAGGGCCGAAGCAGACCGCGTGTGCCGCTGCCGGGTCGGCCAGCATGGCGATGGTGACGCTGCAGGAGGAGGTCACCTCGGCGGGGGTGGCGGCAACCGTGGCCCCGAGCGCCGCGAACTCGGCGCACTTTTCCTGCGACCGGTTCCAGACCGTCACCTTGAAACCCGCCTTGAGCAGGTTTTTGGCCATCGCGCTTCCCATGATCCCCAATCCTAAAAATCCGTATTGTTCCATCTTCTTCTCCTTGGAAATAGATTTATCGACTGCTATCTCTTCGATGCCAGCGCCGCCGGGCGCCACTTGCGCACCGAGTTTATCAGAAAGAGCGCCTCCGCATGGCCGCACCCCCCCGGTCGGACGCCGCCGCGTCCACCGATGGGCGCGAGTCGCCGCAGTAGAAAGGGCTGTCATGGGGCGGGAAGGGGGCCTGGAAGCGGCTTTGGTAGACCTCGCCCGCCGGCGCGTAGAAGCTGTAGCCATGCAGGTATGCGGGGGAGACCGCGGTCAAGGCGATCCAACCGGGCAGAGCCCGGCGATGGGGCAGGCTACGCACTTCAAGTGGTCCTTGCCGTCGCAACCCTCGGAGATCCCCAGGTGGCAGATGGAGAAGTCGTATTTGACCGGGTCCGCCGGGTCGAGCTCGCGCAGCGCCGCGGTGATCTCGCGCGCCATGCGCCAGTCCGCCTGCTTGCGGGCGGTGAAGCCCAGAAGCCTGCAGATGCGCTGGATATGCGCGTCCACGGGGATGACCAACTGGTCCGGCCTGATCCCCTTCCAGATCCCCAGGTCGATGCCGTCGGCCGGCCGCACCATCCACCGAAGGTACATGCAGAGCCTTTTGCAGGCGCTACCCGAGGCGGGGGAGGGAAAGAAGAAGGGGAAGTAGGAGTCGGCGGGGGGAGTGGCGGCGCCGAAGACGGGGGTGAAGTCGAGGGACTTCACCGCCTCGCTGAACCCGGAGAGGGTCCCGGTCAGGTCCTCCTCCCCTTGGACGTGGAACTGGAGCAGCCACCCCTCCACGGACCCCGCCTGCTCCAGCATGGTGCGGCAGGCGAAAAGGAGCGCGCAGAGGTCGCGGGCGTCGTTGAAGCGGTGCTTGAAACCGGCGAAGAGCCGGGAGCCTTGCTCCGGCTCTAACCGCTCGACGAAGCGGCGCGGGGAATCCCCCATCCGGTCGAAGATCCAGGCGAGGTTCTTCTTGATTATCTTGACGTTGCCGTAGGCGAACGAGGAGGCGATGAGGCCGGCGATCTCCTGGTCCCGCGGGTCGGCATAGCGGTGGCAGAACGAAAGCGGGTCGTTGGCGAGGTGCTCCTGCGAGCGGACGGCGTAAAGTGAATCGAGTACGGTTTTAAGTTCCAGCGAGCTTCTCATTGGCGCAGCGCTCCCAGCTGTTATGGACAATCCTTTTGAACCTGCTAAGTTATCATAGTGCTAAATCAGCTTAAAGGAAAAAGGGGGTGCAACACATGAGACTTGCAGAACTCTTTCCAGAGGGGGGACGAGGCATCATCGCCACCGCTGACGCGGCAGGCGTGGTCAACCAGGCGGTCTTCGCCATACCTCAT
Proteins encoded in this region:
- the recC gene encoding exodeoxyribonuclease V subunit gamma; protein product: MPLKIYTSNRMERLVDELERVVRAPRPAPCTPFDKELVVVQNKGMQRWLSMELATRIGVWANGDFLFPNKFVEEVFAYVLPESPADAPLFAPEVMTWRILELLQQSAGRAGFEEVAGYLADDGDGLKRMQLARRISDTFDRYTIYRPKELLRWEQGEEEHWQAQLWRALNDRAGQKHRARLLHDFLASRKNDRSWRRRISVIGIPSLPPFHLDVLAKVAEHAEVNLFLLNPCRQYWGEIVSERELARLEKHGQGEEQWYETGNPLLASWGKLGRDFFKAIIDDCGDHEREDSFYELPQGVLLHEVQADIVELRGAEAGPRQVQAGDLSLKIHSCHSPMREVEVLYDTLLSLFDADPLLSPRDVLVMTPDIEAYAPYISAVFDNPEEDRKRIPYSIADRSLKNEGEAARALVAILGLCGGRYGVATVLDILESPPVARRFGLSGDDLENVRDWLRGANIRWGIDASQRAEHGVPPFSENSWAAGLDRLLLGYAMNGDGRSFYNGILPYDDMEGGVALSFGRFLTFCEKLFAQTGALSRPRVPSEWVPALRQILDDFILPDQEGEREFLLLIEMAKKLGEFPAAAGFEEEIGIEVVRYWVEQQLGASKRDLGFLTGNVTFCAMLPMRSIPFPVVALLGMNEGEFPRRNPPQGFDLMTREPRSGDSSPRDEDRYLFLEALLSARKRLHISYVGQSIKDNAELPPSVLVSELLDYLERAFVTPEGKPAAEVARHPLQPFSLQYFNRDSALFSYSQQNCEGAKAKLSSPTPREPFLDAPLPAWEEEGTVTLKTLIDFLCNPAKELLRRRLGIRIEQGVEPLEESEPFALDTLAKYQLEQEMVTALLRGEELDTPYAVACARGDLPPGVCGSALFRKLGEPAQEFAAKVVEASDGEPLPPLDIDLVLPGGRIIGRIENLRTDRMVRYRYTKLKAKDQLRLWVEHLALNCAKAEGYPLESSFVASDSTIHLPPVEACTEHLDRLLELYRMGMTCPLKFFPESSLEYAKKSRDPKKAAKALADALGKWHGSEFYEGEGKDEHCRRCFGDDAPLDEEFATLALQVWEPLLELQKAKGKGKDRL
- a CDS encoding polysaccharide deacetylase family protein; translated protein: MKLITEEMVARAYYWVKPLMSRKLQILLRRVVARRKRALHRSIWPIDPDAGGKPAGFPGWPNGNRFSVVLTHDVDTARGLERCEELMELEKEMGFRSSFNFVAHDYVLPPELRRKLVEQGFEVGVHGLEHNRKLYESPDTFARQAALINGYLKEWGAVGFRSPCVYHNFEWLHQLDISYEASAFDTDPFEPQSDSLRTIFPVHQTAVPGREYVVLPYTLPQDFTMFILFREKGIGIWKEKLRWIAEHGGMALLITHPDYMNFDGNRQFDEYHCELYRELLEHIRTEYQGEYCHLLPHEIASFWTERVALR
- a CDS encoding endonuclease/exonuclease/phosphatase family protein is translated as MRPVLWLNLLYAAVIAAIALSHRIGADRFWPGALNLYLPQVMWALPGIILLPVTWKAERPWVWLPLCALMWVIGPVMGYNWPLNREKGEVSGTPLRVMTWNIKYGKHDLMPLVEELERSRPDIVLFQDAVRAGAGPLAGYFKDWHLLSQGRYLIASRYPLSAAEVFELPYSGRSKEYLLRCKVRVGSSEISLYDVHFKTPRRSLNAFRKAKQGPWYIPDAVERFEDNVTLRLIQARTVAGYLSREKGPVLVAGDLNSPDSSLVCRTLREAGLADAFAAAGEGYGYTYGHFLLKNRIPLLRVSWMRIDHVMTNSWLTASRCRVGTGRASDHRPVIADFLLKNSP
- a CDS encoding acetate kinase; this encodes MLILTLNCRSFSVQYQLFDWGQNRTLASGNVERIVIGDTFLIHKVPGKEPRQLDADCADHTQALQFVLDTLTDAKDGVLPDVASIRAIGHRVVHGGERFTRSVLIDDDVVAAIKETANLAPLHNTPNLAGIRAAQELLPDLPQVAIFDTAFHQTMPEKAYIYPLPYDWYKQHGIRRYGFHGQSHLHAARRGAALAGVPLERCNLVTVHTGNGVSLCALKNGVSVDTSMGLTPLEGVMMGTRCGDIDAGIVPFMINEAGISATDMDLFLNQKSGLAGIVGRRVSRRTVVDEAVVGDARCQLALDMESYRLRKYIGAYIAVIGKPDAIVFTYGEGWEDWPVRGMALKGMEQFGIEVDLKRDEEALRGEREMLISADSSKVKVFALPSGEEMMLNEDVAAIMGWPVREAGAA
- the metX gene encoding homoserine O-acetyltransferase MetX, producing the protein MSYGIVTEQIATFDTELRLESGRILGPIDIAYETYGTLNESRSNAILVTHAWTGSAHLAGRYSEDEKRAGWWDEIVGPGALLDTDRYFVICSNVIGSCFGSTGPTSINPKTGKRYNLAFPVITVRDMVKAQALLMDRLGIGKLFCVLGGSMGGMQALEWATQFPERVGSAVVLATTPRPSAQAISLNAVARWAIFNDPNWKKGEYRKNPKDGLALARGIGHITFLSDESMTAKFDRRFSARDGQFDFFGQFEVERYLTYNGYNFVDRFDANSFLYLAKALDLYDVASGCESLEEAFAPVTAPIQFFAFTSDWLYPPAQTEEMVASLKTLGKQVEYHLITSAYGHDAFLLEHQTFTPLVESFLDRVKV
- a CDS encoding NAD(P)-dependent oxidoreductase; its protein translation is MEQYGFLGLGIMGSAMAKNLLKAGFKVTVWNRSQEKCAEFAALGATVAATPAEVTSSCSVTIAMLADPAAAHAVCFGPEGALEGIGAGRGYVDMSTVDAATAQEIGAAVTGKGGRFLEAPVSGSKKPAEDGTLIILAAGDRGLFDQALPLFEKMGKKSLYLGEVGRGAQMKLIVNMVMGGMMTIFCEGLALADKAGLECSDLLDVIDAGAMANPMFKLKGAQIGQENFATAFPLKHMQKDMRLAVALGDQLGQPLFSASAANESFKRARSQGFSDQDFSAVFKAIAS
- a CDS encoding TIGR02757 family protein translates to MRSSLELKTVLDSLYAVRSQEHLANDPLSFCHRYADPRDQEIAGLIASSFAYGNVKIIKKNLAWIFDRMGDSPRRFVERLEPEQGSRLFAGFKHRFNDARDLCALLFACRTMLEQAGSVEGWLLQFHVQGEEDLTGTLSGFSEAVKSLDFTPVFGAATPPADSYFPFFFPSPASGSACKRLCMYLRWMVRPADGIDLGIWKGIRPDQLVIPVDAHIQRICRLLGFTARKQADWRMAREITAALRELDPADPVKYDFSICHLGISEGCDGKDHLKCVACPIAGLCPVGSP